The following proteins are co-located in the Oenanthe melanoleuca isolate GR-GAL-2019-014 chromosome 4, OMel1.0, whole genome shotgun sequence genome:
- the SGMS2 gene encoding phosphatidylcholine:ceramide cholinephosphotransferase 2 — protein sequence MNTIETAKLEEHMEGQPNETSNGYSRPTLSVTEENKNGTSKPKGLSNGLRKTAKKYPDYIQIAMPAESRNKFPLEWWKTGIAFVYALFNLILTTVMITVVHERVPPKELSPPLPDKFFDYIDRVKWAFSVSEINGMILLGLWIFQWLFLRYKSIVGRRFFFIIGTLYLYRCITMYVTTLPVPGMHFQCAPKLNGDAQAKIQRILRLISGGGLSITGSHILCGDFLFSGHTVVLTLVYLFIKEYSPRHFWWYHLICWLMSAAGIICILVAHEHYTVDVIIAYYITTRLFWWYHSMANEKTLKVSSQTNFLSRAWWYPIFYFFEKNVQGSVPCSFSWPISWPPSCFKSSCKKYSRVQKTGEDNEKST from the exons ATGAATACCATTGAGACAGCAAAGCTTGAAGAGCATATGGAGGGTCAGCCAAATGAGACTTCTAATGGCTACTCACGACCTACTCTCTCGGTCActgaagagaacaaaaatgGAACTAGCAAACCCAAGGGCTTGTCTAATGGCTTGCGAAAAACAGCTAAGAAATATCCCGATTACATCCAGATTGCTATGCCTGCTGAATCTAGGAACAAATTTCCTCTGGAATGGTGGAAAACAGGCATTGCCTTTGTTTATGCTCTCTTCAACTTGATTTTAACAACTGTCATGATCACTGTGGTCCATGAGAGAGTACCTCCAAAGGAGCTAAGCCCTCCCTTGCCTGACAAATTTTTTGATTACATTGATCGTGTGAAGTGGGCTTTTTCTGTAtcagaaataaatggaatgATACTACTTGGATTATGGATATTCCAGTGGTTGTTTCTTAGATACAA ATCAATAGTGGGACGCAGGTTCTTTTTTATAATAGGAACTTTGTATCTGTACCGCTGTATTACCATGTATGTTACCACCTTACCTGTGCCTGGAATGCATTTTCAGTGTGCGCCAAAG TTGAACGGAGATGCTCAGGCAAAGATTCAGAGAATCCTGAGACTGATTTCTGGTGGTGGTCTATCCATAACTGGATCACACATCCTGTGTGGAGACTTCCTGTTTAGTGGACACACTGTAGTATTAACGCTGGTCTATCTGTTCATCAAAGAGT ATTCACCACGTCATTTCTGGTGGTATCACTTAATCTGCTGGCTGATGAGTGCTGCTGGCATCATTTGTATCCTGGTTGCTCATGAACACTACACCGTAGATGTCATCATTGCCTACTACATCACCACACGGCTCTTCTGGTGGTACCACTCAATGGCTAATGAAAAG ACTTTAAAGGTGTCTTCACAGACGAATTTTCTCTCTCGAGCATGGTGGTatccaatattttatttctttgagaaGAATGTGCAAGGCTCTGTTCCTTGCAGTTTTTCCTGGCCAATATCTTGGCCTCCCAGCTGCTTCAAATCTTCATGCAAAAAGTATTCACGGGTTCAGAAGACAGGAGAGGACAATGAAAAATCTacctga